In Streptomyces dangxiongensis, one DNA window encodes the following:
- a CDS encoding 3-hydroxybutyrate oligomer hydrolase family protein has product MPHRHTSPPASPASPASPARPVRPDRPARRIALGALSLAAVCSLLVTPATAAPTGPGTPDGPCAGLTRLHVPGAARQQADCLDELTTAGTVSSGHTDPADYAGLTPAGLPTPTGVPGIQIDGYFPDTSTTNTDHGWHHDSQFVIRLPDHWNGGLVVTGTPGNREQYANDRAIADWVLARGYAYAATDKGNTGTAFFRDGRRPGDAIAEWNTRLTQLTRAARAVVIRRYHRPPARTLATGLSNGGYLVRWQLENHPELYDGGVDWEGTLWSADGPNPLTSLPTALRRYPVYAAGGPGAAEAARALHRAGFPPGSEFLWPCHHQVYWDLTQRIYREEADPGYDGATEAGTPFCSSGTPACDADYAYRDRPAAVHRAVGRIALTGRIGKPLITLQGTLDVLLPINEDSDVYARMVHRAGRGSLLRYYRIEDGTHTDSLADAFPGRLRPMVPCHRSAFTALERWLAGAARPPADHTVARPAGADPEALLTGCPLG; this is encoded by the coding sequence ATGCCTCACCGTCACACATCACCACCCGCCTCGCCCGCCTCGCCCGCCTCGCCCGCCCGGCCCGTCCGGCCAGACCGCCCGGCCCGGCGCATCGCGCTGGGCGCACTGTCGCTCGCCGCCGTCTGCTCACTGCTGGTCACCCCCGCCACGGCCGCGCCCACCGGACCGGGAACACCGGACGGCCCCTGCGCCGGCCTCACCCGGCTGCACGTCCCCGGCGCCGCCCGCCAGCAGGCCGACTGCCTGGACGAACTGACCACCGCCGGTACCGTCTCCTCCGGCCACACCGACCCGGCCGACTACGCGGGCCTCACCCCCGCCGGTCTGCCCACCCCCACGGGCGTCCCCGGCATCCAGATCGACGGCTACTTCCCGGACACCTCCACCACCAACACCGACCACGGCTGGCACCACGACTCCCAGTTCGTCATCCGGCTGCCCGACCACTGGAACGGCGGCCTGGTGGTCACCGGCACCCCGGGCAACCGCGAGCAGTACGCCAACGACCGGGCGATCGCCGACTGGGTCCTGGCCCGCGGCTACGCCTACGCCGCCACCGACAAGGGCAACACCGGCACCGCCTTCTTCCGCGACGGCCGCCGGCCCGGCGACGCCATCGCCGAATGGAACACCCGCCTCACCCAGCTCACCCGCGCCGCCCGCGCCGTCGTCATCCGGCGCTACCACCGGCCCCCGGCCCGCACCCTCGCCACCGGCCTGTCCAACGGCGGCTACCTGGTGCGCTGGCAGCTTGAGAACCACCCCGAGCTGTACGACGGGGGAGTCGACTGGGAAGGCACCCTCTGGAGCGCCGACGGCCCCAACCCGCTCACCTCACTGCCCACCGCGCTGCGCCGGTACCCCGTCTACGCCGCCGGCGGCCCCGGAGCAGCCGAGGCCGCGAGGGCGCTGCACCGGGCGGGCTTCCCGCCCGGCTCCGAGTTCCTGTGGCCGTGCCACCACCAGGTCTACTGGGACCTCACGCAGCGCATCTACCGCGAGGAGGCCGACCCCGGCTACGACGGCGCCACCGAGGCCGGCACCCCGTTCTGCTCCTCCGGCACCCCCGCCTGCGACGCCGACTACGCCTATCGGGACCGCCCCGCCGCCGTCCACCGGGCGGTCGGCCGCATCGCGCTCACCGGCCGCATCGGCAAGCCGCTGATCACCCTCCAGGGCACCCTCGACGTGCTGCTGCCGATCAACGAGGACTCCGACGTCTACGCGCGCATGGTCCACCGGGCCGGCCGCGGCTCCCTGCTGCGCTACTACCGCATCGAGGACGGTACCCACACCGACTCCCTGGCCGACGCCTTCCCCGGCAGGCTCCGCCCGATGGTCCCCTGCCACCGCTCCGCGTTCACCGCCCTGGAACGCTGGCTCGCCGGAGCCGCCCGACCGCCCGCGGACCACACGGTCGCACGCCCGGCCGGCGCGGACCCGGAGGCCCTGCTCACCGGCTGCCCGCTCGGCTGA
- a CDS encoding alpha/beta fold hydrolase, giving the protein MPAFSTADGTRLAYHLRGTGEPLAVLPGGPMRASAYLGDLGGLAAVRRLALLDLRGTGNSATPADPATYRCDRMVEDVEAWRAHMGLEHMDLLAHSAGAALALLYAARHPHRIRRLVLVTPNPSPLGMRATPEDRLAAARLRADEPWFARAYPAFRAWLADGADFDDTFLPFFYGRWNDTARAHADAEPGQTNDEAGDRYFAEGAFDPDATRTALAALTAPVLVYAGGADGGPCPDLAHRTARALPDAEVAVQPGAGHYPWLDDPRWFRGRVAAFLGTPADTPRTPAR; this is encoded by the coding sequence ATGCCCGCCTTCAGTACAGCCGACGGCACCCGGCTCGCCTACCACCTGCGCGGAACCGGCGAGCCCCTCGCCGTCCTGCCCGGCGGCCCGATGCGGGCCTCCGCCTACCTCGGGGACCTCGGCGGACTGGCCGCGGTCCGCCGGCTGGCCCTGCTGGACCTGCGGGGCACCGGGAACTCGGCGACGCCGGCCGACCCGGCGACGTACCGCTGTGACCGGATGGTCGAGGACGTGGAGGCGTGGCGGGCCCACATGGGGCTGGAGCACATGGATCTGCTCGCGCACTCGGCCGGAGCCGCCCTGGCGCTGCTCTACGCCGCCCGCCACCCGCACCGGATACGGCGGCTGGTGCTGGTCACCCCCAACCCGTCCCCGCTCGGAATGCGCGCCACGCCCGAGGACCGGCTCGCCGCGGCCCGGCTGCGCGCGGACGAACCGTGGTTCGCGCGGGCGTACCCCGCCTTCCGGGCCTGGCTCGCGGACGGCGCTGACTTCGACGACACGTTCCTGCCGTTCTTCTACGGCCGCTGGAACGACACCGCCCGGGCTCACGCGGACGCCGAACCGGGACAGACCAACGACGAGGCGGGCGACCGCTACTTCGCCGAGGGCGCGTTCGACCCGGATGCCACCCGGACCGCCCTCGCCGCCCTGACCGCGCCGGTCCTCGTGTACGCGGGCGGAGCCGACGGCGGACCGTGCCCCGACCTCGCCCACCGCACCGCCCGGGCCCTCCCCGACGCCGAGGTCGCCGTCCAGCCCGGCGCCGGACACTACCCCTGGCTGGACGACCCGCGGTGGTTCCGCGGTCGGGTCGCCGCCTTCCTCGGCACCCCCGCGGACACCCCGCGGACCCCGGCCCGCTGA
- a CDS encoding DUF397 domain-containing protein — MAETITQQQPLTGWDKPELDLSRAEWQSSSQGRGDVQIAFVEGFIAMRNSGRPDSPSLIFTPAEWGAFVSGAREGEFDLT, encoded by the coding sequence GTGGCCGAGACCATCACCCAGCAGCAGCCGCTCACGGGCTGGGACAAGCCCGAGCTGGACCTCAGCAGGGCCGAGTGGCAGTCCAGCAGCCAGGGCAGGGGCGATGTCCAGATCGCCTTCGTCGAGGGCTTCATCGCGATGCGCAACAGCGGCCGGCCGGACAGCCCCTCCCTGATCTTCACCCCGGCGGAATGGGGAGCCTTCGTCTCCGGCGCGCGGGAAGGGGAGTTCGACCTCACCTGA
- a CDS encoding extracellular catalytic domain type 1 short-chain-length polyhydroxyalkanoate depolymerase yields the protein MPLPPFSKAPGAPPRARPLPRPLSRLLPRLLAVLAVVVGTALAGPAPEARAAVTLTRVSDFGANPGALTMYVYRPASLPAHPPVVVALHGCTQNAQTYADNSGLPRLADRDGFLLVLAETGTANNPNRCFNWFQSTDNRRGQGEASSVRQMVGQAVTAYGADPGRVYVTGLSAGGAMTAVMLAAYPDVFSAGAVVAGLPYDCTRDNSPYTCMNPGVDLGPADWAQRVRDAYPSYTGPWPRTAIWYGDQDTTVVPRNATGLRDQWTALHGLSQTPTRTATIGPDATRQDQYLAADGTVAVEVDRVPGIGHGTPVDPGTGGEQCGSTGAPYFLDSICSSRWIARFFGLDTSDPGQPDPGGEDPGGGDTTACWTASNYAHVQAGRATTSGGITYANGSHQNMGLYNTFVTHTLKESPTGYFTLADTACP from the coding sequence ATGCCCCTGCCCCCGTTCAGCAAGGCACCCGGAGCCCCACCGCGTGCCCGGCCGCTGCCCCGCCCACTGTCCCGTCTGCTGCCCCGGCTGCTCGCCGTCCTCGCCGTCGTCGTCGGCACCGCACTCGCCGGCCCCGCGCCCGAGGCCCGCGCCGCCGTCACGCTCACCAGGGTGAGCGACTTCGGCGCCAACCCGGGCGCCCTCACCATGTACGTCTACCGGCCCGCTTCCCTCCCCGCTCACCCGCCGGTCGTCGTGGCGCTGCACGGCTGCACGCAGAACGCCCAGACGTACGCCGACAACTCCGGGCTGCCCCGGCTCGCCGACCGCGACGGCTTCCTGCTGGTGCTCGCGGAGACCGGCACCGCCAACAACCCGAACCGGTGCTTCAACTGGTTCCAGTCCACCGACAACCGGCGCGGCCAGGGTGAGGCCTCCTCGGTCCGGCAGATGGTGGGCCAGGCCGTCACCGCCTACGGCGCCGACCCCGGGCGGGTCTACGTCACCGGCCTGTCCGCGGGCGGCGCCATGACCGCGGTCATGCTCGCCGCCTACCCCGACGTGTTCTCCGCCGGCGCGGTCGTCGCGGGCCTCCCCTACGACTGCACCCGGGACAACAGCCCCTACACCTGCATGAACCCCGGCGTCGACCTCGGCCCGGCCGACTGGGCCCAGCGGGTGCGTGACGCCTACCCGTCGTACACCGGGCCGTGGCCGCGCACCGCCATCTGGTACGGCGACCAGGACACCACCGTCGTACCGCGCAACGCCACCGGGCTGCGCGACCAGTGGACGGCCCTGCACGGGCTGTCCCAGACGCCCACGCGTACGGCGACGATCGGACCGGACGCCACCCGGCAGGACCAGTACCTCGCCGCCGACGGCACGGTCGCCGTCGAGGTCGACCGCGTCCCGGGCATCGGTCACGGCACCCCGGTCGACCCGGGCACGGGCGGTGAGCAGTGCGGCAGCACCGGCGCGCCGTACTTCCTCGACTCGATCTGCTCCAGCCGCTGGATCGCCCGGTTCTTCGGCCTGGACACCTCCGACCCGGGGCAGCCCGACCCGGGCGGCGAGGACCCCGGCGGCGGTGACACGACCGCCTGCTGGACGGCGAGCAACTACGCCCACGTACAGGCCGGACGGGCCACCACCAGCGGCGGCATCACCTACGCCAACGGCTCACACCAGAACATGGGCCTGTACAACACGTTCGTCACCCACACCCTGAAGGAGTCGCCCACGGGCTACTTCACCCTCGCCGACACCGCCTGTCCCTGA
- a CDS encoding N-acetylmuramoyl-L-alanine amidase yields MRGSATDPTSMPGRRPLRRTAVPLASAALLLPLLGMAPAHRVTDPSPDRLQHAFATAAADYHVPQSVLLAVSYLQSRWDGHGGAPSVTGGYGPMHLTDARAAIAASEHFAGATEDPRGDAARTALFPAAGKPAASALPARLRTLPKAAELTGIPAGELRADAAANVAGGAALLAAAQKELGEPPSADPADWYGAVARFSGADDQATAAAYADDVYDVLRTGEERTTDDGQRVVLAAQPRLAPDTAPLRRAGLRTLPTDDTECPRSVSCESVPAPYAEFGDNDYGNHDLGDRPASQSIKYIVIHDTEGAWDGVMNLIQDPTYVSWNYTIRSTDGLIAQHVKAKDVAWHAGNWYVNAKSIGIEHEGFLASPDAWYTEAMYRASARLVRYLSRTYDFPLDRQHILGHDNVPGPTASTVPGMHTDPGPYWDWRHYFQLLGHPFRPTARRHSPVVTILPDYDSNRPTYTGCTTKGEPCTAHGSSEVRLYTDHDTTAPLVRDIGLRTDPTNGVNDLSSRVSTGQQYAVADRWGDWTAIWYLGQKAWFRNPREEPAAVPARGLVVTPREGLTSVPVSGRAYPEKEAYPADVPAQSVVPLPYTIPAGQAYVAGDEVPGEYYYAVTFTTGSHRVVVGEDLYYEIQYGHRVAFVRAADVTLGGSVRH; encoded by the coding sequence TTGCGAGGATCCGCCACCGACCCCACGTCCATGCCCGGTCGCAGACCTCTGCGGCGGACCGCCGTCCCGCTCGCCTCCGCGGCCCTGCTGCTGCCCCTGCTGGGCATGGCCCCCGCCCACCGTGTCACCGACCCCTCGCCGGACCGGCTCCAGCACGCGTTCGCCACCGCGGCGGCCGACTACCACGTGCCGCAGAGCGTCCTGCTGGCCGTCTCCTACCTCCAGTCCCGCTGGGACGGGCACGGGGGCGCGCCCAGCGTCACCGGCGGCTACGGCCCGATGCACCTCACTGACGCCCGGGCCGCGATCGCCGCCTCGGAACACTTCGCCGGGGCGACCGAGGACCCCCGGGGCGACGCCGCACGTACCGCGCTGTTCCCGGCCGCCGGGAAGCCGGCCGCCTCCGCGCTCCCGGCCCGGCTGCGAACCCTGCCGAAGGCGGCGGAGCTGACCGGCATCCCGGCGGGAGAACTGCGCGCCGACGCGGCGGCGAACGTGGCCGGCGGCGCCGCCCTGCTGGCCGCCGCACAGAAGGAGCTGGGCGAGCCGCCGAGCGCCGACCCGGCCGACTGGTACGGCGCGGTGGCCCGGTTCTCCGGCGCCGACGACCAGGCCACCGCGGCGGCGTACGCCGACGACGTGTACGACGTACTGCGGACGGGCGAGGAGCGCACCACCGACGACGGCCAGCGCGTGGTCCTGGCCGCGCAGCCGCGGCTGGCCCCGGACACCGCCCCGCTGCGGCGGGCCGGCCTGCGCACGCTGCCCACGGACGACACCGAGTGCCCGAGGTCGGTTTCCTGCGAATCGGTCCCGGCACCGTACGCGGAGTTCGGGGACAACGACTACGGCAACCACGACCTGGGCGACCGTCCGGCCTCACAGAGCATCAAGTACATCGTCATCCATGACACGGAGGGGGCTTGGGACGGGGTCATGAACCTGATCCAGGACCCGACCTATGTGTCCTGGAACTACACGATCCGCTCCACCGACGGTCTGATCGCCCAGCACGTCAAGGCGAAGGATGTCGCCTGGCACGCGGGCAACTGGTACGTCAACGCGAAGTCGATCGGTATCGAGCACGAGGGCTTCCTCGCCAGCCCGGACGCCTGGTACACGGAGGCGATGTACCGTGCCTCGGCCCGGCTGGTCAGGTACCTGTCCAGGACGTACGACTTCCCGCTGGACCGGCAGCACATCCTGGGCCACGACAACGTGCCGGGACCGACCGCCTCCACCGTCCCGGGCATGCACACGGACCCCGGCCCGTACTGGGACTGGCGGCACTACTTCCAACTGCTGGGCCACCCGTTCCGGCCCACGGCACGCCGGCACTCCCCCGTGGTGACGATCCTGCCGGACTACGACTCCAACCGGCCCACGTACACCGGCTGCACCACCAAGGGCGAGCCCTGCACGGCGCACGGCTCCAGCGAGGTGCGGCTCTACACGGACCACGACACGACCGCCCCGCTGGTCAGGGACATCGGCCTGAGGACGGACCCGACCAACGGGGTGAACGACCTGTCCTCGCGGGTCTCCACCGGCCAGCAGTACGCGGTGGCCGATCGCTGGGGCGACTGGACGGCCATCTGGTACCTGGGGCAGAAGGCCTGGTTCCGGAACCCGCGCGAGGAACCCGCGGCGGTGCCTGCGCGGGGCCTGGTGGTGACCCCGCGGGAGGGCCTGACGAGCGTTCCGGTGTCCGGGCGCGCATACCCGGAGAAGGAGGCCTATCCGGCGGACGTCCCGGCCCAGTCGGTGGTGCCGCTGCCGTACACGATCCCGGCCGGACAGGCGTACGTGGCCGGTGACGAGGTGCCGGGCGAGTACTACTACGCGGTCACCTTCACCACCGGCTCACACCGGGTCGTGGTGGGCGAGGACCTGTACTACGAGATCCAGTACGGCCACCGGGTCGCGTTCGTCCGCGCCGCGGACGTGACGCTCGGGGGCTCGGTCCGCCATTAG
- a CDS encoding DNA-binding protein NsdB, producing the protein MSGQPNTRLADLFGLAGWSKGELARLVNRQAAAMGHPQLATDTSRVRRWIDVGEIPRDPVPRVLAALFTERLGRVVTMEDLGLVRHGRAGKRQGDGKKDHPDGVPWPPERTAAVLTEFTGMDLMLNRRGLVGAGAVLAAGSTLSSAMYEWLHTDPALKADAPVLDDPLHADPAGFDRYEAAPIGWQEIEALERSVEVFRAWDAARGGGLQRKAVVGQLNEVGGMLAYRHPPHLQRRLWGVAANLAVLAGWMSHDVGLEPTAQKYFVIAAHAAREGGDRPRAGEALSRAARQMVHLGRPDDALDLMKLAQSGAGDRLQPRTKAMFHTIEAWAQASMGKGQAMRRTLGQAEDLFVSEGQDVEQPEWMQTFKDEDLYGMQALAYRSLAEFDPGAATHARYYAEKALALRVDGRERSKIFDHLSMASACFIGDDPEQADRYARLALMSMGSNSSRRTWDRLRQMYRLTAQYAEYPRIQELREEIRLVLPRPRAKADGNTAPA; encoded by the coding sequence GTGAGCGGACAACCCAACACCCGCCTTGCGGACCTGTTCGGCCTGGCCGGCTGGTCGAAGGGCGAACTCGCGAGGCTGGTCAACCGGCAGGCGGCGGCCATGGGCCACCCCCAGTTGGCGACCGACACCTCCCGGGTGCGGCGGTGGATCGACGTGGGGGAGATCCCCCGCGATCCGGTGCCGCGGGTGCTGGCGGCACTGTTCACCGAGCGTCTCGGCCGTGTCGTGACCATGGAGGACCTCGGTCTGGTACGGCACGGGCGTGCGGGGAAACGGCAGGGCGACGGGAAGAAGGACCATCCCGACGGTGTGCCGTGGCCGCCCGAGCGGACCGCCGCGGTCCTCACCGAATTCACGGGAATGGACCTCATGCTCAACCGACGCGGCTTGGTGGGCGCGGGTGCCGTGCTCGCCGCGGGATCCACACTCAGCAGCGCCATGTACGAGTGGCTGCACACCGACCCGGCCCTGAAGGCCGACGCCCCTGTTCTCGACGACCCCCTGCACGCCGACCCCGCCGGGTTCGACCGCTACGAGGCCGCCCCCATCGGGTGGCAGGAGATCGAGGCGCTGGAGCGCTCGGTCGAGGTGTTCCGCGCCTGGGACGCGGCCCGTGGCGGCGGGCTCCAGCGCAAGGCGGTGGTGGGCCAGCTCAACGAGGTGGGCGGCATGCTCGCCTACCGCCATCCGCCGCACCTCCAGCGGCGCCTGTGGGGCGTCGCCGCCAACCTCGCCGTGCTCGCGGGCTGGATGTCGCACGACGTCGGCCTGGAGCCCACGGCGCAGAAGTACTTCGTCATCGCCGCCCATGCCGCGAGGGAGGGCGGGGACCGGCCGCGCGCCGGTGAGGCGCTGTCGCGGGCGGCCCGGCAGATGGTGCACCTGGGCCGGCCGGACGACGCCCTGGACCTGATGAAGCTCGCCCAGTCCGGCGCCGGGGACCGTCTCCAGCCGCGGACGAAGGCGATGTTCCACACCATCGAGGCCTGGGCGCAGGCGTCGATGGGCAAGGGTCAGGCGATGCGCCGGACACTCGGACAGGCGGAGGACCTCTTCGTCTCCGAGGGGCAGGACGTGGAGCAGCCGGAGTGGATGCAGACCTTCAAGGACGAGGATCTGTACGGCATGCAGGCACTCGCCTACCGCTCCCTGGCGGAGTTCGACCCGGGCGCCGCCACACACGCCCGGTACTACGCCGAGAAGGCTCTCGCCCTGCGCGTCGACGGACGTGAACGGTCGAAGATCTTCGACCATCTGTCCATGGCCTCGGCCTGTTTCATCGGCGACGACCCCGAACAGGCCGACCGGTACGCCCGGCTGGCCCTGATGTCGATGGGCTCGAACTCCTCCCGTCGCACCTGGGACCGGCTGCGGCAGATGTACCGGCTGACCGCGCAGTACGCCGAGTACCCGAGGATCCAGGAACTGCGGGAGGAGATCAGGCTGGTCCTGCCCAGGCCGAGGGCCAAGGCGGACGGCAACACCGCCCCCGCTTAG
- a CDS encoding universal stress protein, with amino-acid sequence MRKTSTAPVIAAVDGSGGGLRALDWAWDAARRRAAPLRVVHVRQYAAWGQADVLVAGPPEAEGDPVIDDVRTRLAERTGGPAVEYVALEGVPGAVLPELGADAQLLVLGSRGRGGFAGLLLGSNGLATARDATCPVVVVPPPDRDRGAAHAVRTEGEHGDRSAEPGPRVVVGLHADSPDTAVLAFAFAEAARRGARVHAIAAYPWPTYTWSAPGQPVPPAVDQGAVEQEIRAIAEGFLAPHRERHPGIRADAEVLPGDAAGHVVAASRDADLVVVGRHRRRLLAPARMMGSVTQAVLLHAASPVAVVPPAPPE; translated from the coding sequence GTGAGGAAGACGAGTACTGCGCCGGTCATCGCCGCGGTCGACGGTTCCGGGGGCGGCCTGCGCGCCCTGGACTGGGCCTGGGACGCCGCCCGCCGCCGCGCGGCACCGCTGCGGGTGGTGCACGTACGGCAGTACGCCGCCTGGGGCCAGGCCGACGTACTGGTCGCCGGCCCGCCCGAGGCGGAGGGCGACCCGGTCATCGACGACGTGCGCACCCGTCTCGCCGAGCGCACCGGCGGCCCGGCCGTGGAGTACGTCGCCCTGGAAGGCGTCCCGGGCGCCGTCCTGCCCGAACTCGGTGCCGACGCCCAGTTGCTCGTGCTCGGCTCCCGGGGCCGCGGCGGCTTCGCCGGCCTGCTGCTCGGCTCCAACGGCCTGGCCACCGCGAGGGACGCCACATGCCCCGTGGTCGTCGTGCCGCCGCCGGACCGCGACCGGGGTGCCGCCCACGCCGTCCGTACGGAAGGGGAGCACGGCGACCGGTCCGCCGAGCCCGGCCCCCGGGTGGTCGTCGGGCTGCACGCCGACAGCCCCGACACGGCCGTGCTCGCCTTCGCCTTCGCCGAGGCCGCCCGGCGCGGAGCACGGGTGCACGCGATCGCCGCCTACCCGTGGCCCACCTACACCTGGTCCGCGCCCGGTCAGCCCGTGCCGCCCGCGGTCGACCAGGGGGCCGTGGAACAGGAGATCCGCGCTATCGCCGAAGGCTTCCTGGCCCCGCACCGCGAGCGGCACCCAGGGATCCGCGCCGACGCCGAGGTGCTGCCCGGCGACGCGGCCGGCCATGTGGTCGCCGCGTCCCGGGACGCCGACCTGGTCGTCGTCGGCCGGCACCGGCGGCGGTTGCTCGCCCCGGCCCGCATGATGGGCTCGGTCACCCAGGCCGTACTGCTGCACGCGGCAAGCCCCGTCGCGGTGGTGCCACCGGCTCCGCCGGAGTAG
- a CDS encoding aminoglycoside phosphotransferase family protein, with product MYAASSSVSAPPRPLRSRPAGGGPYLDPAARPGVPVLGAGRPRRIPGQPGAQPLSGRLDLSGPQGTQLRAAIAAVHRICPEFAPVQVLRRSGRSVLLVGTTGRSTAVAKCLLDHSPVWAERSRQEIAAYRSFVRHRPPVRVPRLIAADPDNCTLVIERMPGRTAAFQRHPVEAPPRADIRAALGAICRVNGWRPPAGTFDMPLDYAARISRYHELGLLTDRDLGDLQKLLHGIAHEVGRHGMLQFCHGDALLSNVLLSPAGPVLVDWEHAGWYLPGYDLATLWLVLGDAPVARRQIAQIAQSAGPASRDAFLVNLMLLLTREIRTYETAVQRSMHDPAPAAQAGALTSGEEQRLLLRRLHDDCQMARKAVRAAVGTR from the coding sequence ATGTACGCAGCGTCGTCCTCCGTGTCCGCCCCGCCCCGGCCGCTGCGCTCCCGCCCGGCGGGCGGCGGACCGTACCTCGACCCGGCGGCACGCCCGGGCGTGCCCGTGCTGGGAGCGGGCCGGCCGCGGCGGATCCCGGGCCAGCCCGGGGCGCAACCGCTCAGCGGGAGGCTCGACCTGTCCGGCCCCCAGGGCACGCAGCTACGCGCCGCGATCGCCGCGGTGCACCGGATCTGTCCGGAGTTCGCCCCGGTGCAGGTCCTGCGGCGCAGCGGACGGTCCGTCCTCCTCGTCGGGACGACGGGGCGCAGCACGGCCGTCGCCAAGTGCCTGCTGGACCACTCGCCCGTGTGGGCGGAGCGGAGCCGTCAGGAAATAGCCGCTTACCGCTCGTTCGTCCGGCACCGGCCGCCGGTCCGGGTGCCGAGGCTGATCGCGGCGGACCCGGACAACTGCACCCTGGTGATCGAGCGCATGCCGGGCCGGACGGCGGCGTTCCAGCGGCATCCCGTGGAGGCTCCGCCCCGCGCGGACATCCGGGCCGCGCTCGGCGCGATCTGCCGGGTCAACGGTTGGCGGCCCCCGGCGGGCACCTTCGACATGCCGCTGGACTACGCGGCCCGGATCTCCCGCTATCACGAGCTGGGCCTGCTCACCGACCGCGATCTGGGCGACCTCCAGAAGCTGCTGCACGGCATCGCGCACGAGGTGGGCCGGCACGGGATGCTCCAGTTCTGCCACGGCGACGCCCTGCTGTCGAACGTGCTGCTCTCCCCGGCCGGTCCCGTGCTGGTGGACTGGGAGCACGCGGGCTGGTATCTGCCGGGGTACGACCTCGCGACACTGTGGCTCGTCCTCGGGGACGCGCCGGTGGCCCGGCGGCAGATCGCCCAGATCGCCCAGTCGGCGGGCCCGGCGTCCCGGGACGCCTTCCTGGTGAACCTGATGCTCCTGCTGACCCGGGAGATCCGGACGTACGAGACGGCCGTGCAGCGTTCGATGCACGACCCGGCGCCGGCGGCCCAGGCGGGTGCCCTGACGTCCGGTGAGGAGCAGCGGCTGCTGCTCAGGCGGCTGCACGACGACTGCCAGATGGCCCGCAAGGCCGTCCGGGCGGCGGTCGGCACCCGCTGA
- the paaK gene encoding phenylacetate--CoA ligase PaaK, with protein sequence MADARDLLDAGERLGPEELRALQLERLRASLRHAYEHVPFYRESFDKAGVRPEDCRSLADLAQFPLTTKSDLRENYPYGMFAVPRERIRRLHASSGTTGRPTVVGYTDNDLSMWADMVARSIRAAGGRPGDIVHVAYGYGLFTGGLGAHYGAERLGCTVVPASGGMTARQVRLIRDLEPSVVMVTPSYMLTLLDEFERQGVDPRGTSLRAGVFGGEPWTEQMRREIEERFAIDAVDIYGLSEVIGPGVAQECAETKDGLHVWEDHFYPEVVDPITGEVLPEGERGELVFTSLTKEAMPIVRYRTRDLTRLLPGTARVFRRMEKVTGRSDDMVILRGVNLFPTQIEEIVLRTPGVAPHFQLRLTRKGRLDALTVRAEARPGATPEARDAAARSIVAAVRDGVGVSVGVEIVEPESLERSVGKIRRIVDLRPRDAGHVST encoded by the coding sequence ATGGCGGATGCGAGGGACCTGCTCGACGCGGGCGAACGGCTCGGGCCGGAGGAGCTGCGGGCGTTGCAGCTAGAGCGGCTGCGGGCGTCGCTGCGGCACGCCTACGAGCACGTCCCGTTCTACCGGGAGTCGTTCGACAAGGCCGGTGTCCGCCCGGAGGACTGCCGCTCGCTCGCCGACCTGGCCCAATTCCCCTTGACGACCAAATCCGACCTGCGGGAGAACTACCCGTACGGCATGTTCGCGGTACCGCGCGAGCGGATCCGCCGGCTGCACGCCTCCAGCGGCACCACGGGCCGGCCCACCGTGGTCGGCTACACGGACAACGACCTCTCCATGTGGGCCGACATGGTGGCACGGTCCATCCGCGCGGCCGGCGGGCGACCCGGCGACATCGTGCATGTGGCATACGGCTATGGGTTGTTCACCGGTGGTCTGGGCGCTCACTATGGTGCCGAGCGCCTGGGCTGTACGGTCGTCCCCGCGTCCGGCGGCATGACGGCCCGGCAGGTGCGGCTGATCCGGGACCTGGAACCGTCGGTCGTCATGGTGACCCCGTCCTACATGCTCACGCTGCTGGACGAGTTCGAACGCCAGGGCGTGGACCCGCGCGGCACCTCCCTGCGGGCGGGTGTCTTCGGGGGCGAGCCGTGGACCGAGCAGATGCGGCGGGAGATCGAGGAGCGGTTCGCGATCGACGCGGTCGACATCTACGGGCTGTCCGAGGTGATCGGGCCCGGCGTGGCCCAGGAGTGCGCGGAGACCAAGGACGGCCTCCATGTGTGGGAGGACCACTTCTATCCGGAGGTCGTCGATCCGATCACGGGCGAGGTGCTGCCGGAGGGTGAGCGGGGCGAGCTGGTGTTCACGTCGCTCACCAAGGAGGCCATGCCGATCGTGCGGTACCGGACGCGGGACCTGACGCGGCTGCTGCCCGGGACGGCCCGGGTGTTCCGGCGGATGGAGAAGGTCACCGGGCGCAGCGACGACATGGTGATCCTGCGTGGGGTCAACCTGTTCCCGACCCAGATCGAGGAGATCGTGCTGCGCACGCCCGGCGTGGCGCCGCACTTCCAGCTACGCCTCACCCGGAAGGGCCGGCTGGACGCGCTGACCGTCCGGGCCGAGGCCCGGCCGGGGGCGACGCCGGAGGCACGGGACGCGGCGGCCCGGTCGATCGTCGCGGCGGTCAGGGACGGCGTCGGTGTGTCGGTCGGCGTGGAGATCGTGGAGCCTGAGTCACTGGAGCGGTCGGTGGGGAAGATCCGCCGGATCGTCGACCTGCGGCCACGGGACGCCGGACACGTGTCGACGTGA